From a single Struthio camelus isolate bStrCam1 chromosome 31, bStrCam1.hap1, whole genome shotgun sequence genomic region:
- the CACNA1A gene encoding voltage-dependent P/Q-type calcium channel subunit alpha-1A isoform X1, producing MARFGDEVPARYGPAGAAGAGGPGAAPGAGGRAPGGTRPGGPPGAQRMYKQSMAQRARTMALYNPIPVRQNCLTVNRSLFLFSEDNVVRKYAKKITEWPPFEYMILATIIANCIVLALEQHLPDEDKTPMSERLDDTEPYFIGIFCFEAGIKIIALGFAFHKGSYLRNGWNVMDFVVVLTGILATVGSQFDLRTLRAVRVLRPLKLVSGIPSLQVVLKSIMKAMIPLLQIGLLLFFAILIFAIIGLEFYMGKFHTTCFDLVTDEIKVEVPCGTDEPARICPNGTKCKKYWEGPNYGITQFDNILFAVLTVFQCITMEGWTDLLYYSNDASGNTWNWLYFIPLIIIGSFFMLNLVLGVLSGEFAKERERVENRRAFLKLRRQQQIERELNGYMEWISKAEEVILAEDETEGEQRHPFDGALRRATIKKSKTDLLNPEDADEQLADIASVGSPFARASLKSAKLENSTFFHKRERRMRFYIRRMVKTQAFYWTVLSLVALNTLCVAIVHYDQPDWLSDFLYYAEFIFLGLFMSEMFIKMYGLGTRPYFHSSFNCFDCAVIIGSIFEVIWAVVKPGTSFGISVLRALRLLRIFKVTKYWASLRNLVVSLLNSMKSIISLLFLLFLFIVVFALLGMQLFGGQFNFDDGTPPTNFDTFPAAIMTVFQILTGEDWNAVMYDGIKSQGGVQGGMVFSVYFIVLTLFGNYTLLNVFLAIAVDNLANAQELTKDEQEEEEAANQKLALQKAKEVAEVSPLSAANMSVAVKEQQKNQKSSKSVWEQRTSELRKQNLLASREALYNELDPEERWKVSYARHLRPDMKTHLDRPLVVDPQENRNNNTNKTRPGEAPAEPRGGQPRVDDGLRKPPRYPEPGGPRTAAELDPDGLYRQLERREPTYRDSASERLQALEPHRRHRPAKESRAGSPRAEGEREHRRHRGHRRPADEGGGEEGGRAERRPRHREGGRPDGEHGDGERRRRHRHAAQSTYEGDGRREDKERRHRRRKENQGPGGPPGPTLSTTRPIQQDLGRLEPHVAEDIDNMKNNKLATTEPPPPAAAGGLLPSPAPMGNHTECLAGQPPATAANRRAPNNPSGPPKTPENSLIVTNPGPHNNPVKAAKKPEHTAVEIPPPFPPPVHNTVIQVNKNANPDPLPKKEEEKKEEEADDQEENGPKPMVPYSSMFILSTTNPFRRLCHYIVNLRYFEMCILMVIAMSSIALAAEDPVQPNAPRNNVLRYFDYVFTGVFTFEMVIKMVDLGLVLHQGAYFRDLWNILDFIVVSGALVAFAFTGSSKGKDINTIKSLRVLRVLRPLKTIKRLPKLKAVFDCVVNSLKNVLNILIVYMLFMFIFAVVAVQLFKGKFFYCTDESKEFEKDCRGEYLVYEKDNEVKAQKREWKKYEFHYDNVLWALLTLFTVSTGEGWPQVLKHSVDATYENQGPSPGYRMEMSIFYVVYFVVFPFFFVNIFVALIIITFQEQGDKMMEEYSLEKNERACIDFAISAKPLTRHMPQNRQSFQYRMWQFVVSPPFEYTIMAMIALNTIVLMMKFYDASDAYENVLKMFNNVFTSLFSLECLLKIMAFGVLNYFRDAWNIFDFVTVLGSITDILVTEFGNNFINLSFLRLFRAARLIKLLRQGYTIRILLWTFVQSFKALPYVCLLIAMLFFIYAIIGMQVFGNIGIEEEDDESAITQHNNFRTFFQALMLLFRSATGEAWHEIMLSCLSGKPCDENSGIKERECGNEFAYFYFVSFIFLCSFLMLNLFVAVIMDNFEYLTRDSSILGPHHLDEYVRVWAEYDPAACGRIHYKDMYSLLRVISPPLGLGKKCPHRVACKRLLRMDLPVADDNTVHFNSTLMALIRTALDIKIAKGGADKQQMDAELRKEMIAIWPNLSPKNLDLLVTPHKSTDLTVGKIYAAMMIMEYYRQSKAKKLQAMREEQNRTPLMFQRMEPPSPTQEGAPGPDAVATAEPGGGLATHDGGLKESQSWVTQRAQEMFQKTGTWSPERGHPEDVPNSHPNSQSVEMREMAKDGYSDSDYLPMEGHGRAASMPRLPAENQRRKVRPRGNNLSTISDTSPMKRSASMLGHSRSKGIRLDDYSLERVIPEDGQRHHQRRRERSHRASERSLSRYTDVDTGLGTDLSVTTQSGDLPPKDREQERGRAKDRKHRHHHHHHHHHHGPGDKERYPPERHDYGRPRSRDRRWSRSPSEGREHVAHRQVGPTFRSPLRL from the exons ATGGCTCGCTTCGGAGACGAGGTGCCGGCCCGCTacgggccggcgggcgccgccggggcaggaggccccggggctgcgccgggcgctggcgggcgggcgccggggggcacCCGCCCGGGCGGCCCCCCCGGGGCGCAGAGGATGTACAAGCAGTCGATGGCCCAGCGAGCCCGCACCATGGCTCTCTACAACCCCATCCCCGTCCGGCAGAACTGCCTGACTGTCAACCGCTCCCTCTTCCTCTTCAGCGAGGACAACGTGGTGAGGAAATACGCCAAAAAGATCACCGAATGGCC TCCTTTTGAATACATGATTTTAGCCACCATCATCGCCAACTGCATCGTCCTGGCGCTGGAGCAGCACCTGCCCGACGAGGACAAGACCCCCATGTCGGAGCGGCTG GACGACACGGAGCCCTACTTCATCGGCATCTTCTGCTTCGAGGCCGGGATCAAGATCATCGCGCTGGGCTTCGCCTTCCACAAAGGCTCCTACCTGCGCAACGGCTGGAACGTCATGGACTTCGTGGTGGTCCTCACCGG CATCCTGGCCACGGTGGGCTCCCAGTTCGACCTGCGGACGCTGCGGGCCGTCCGCGTGCTCCGGCCGCTCAAGCTGGTCTCGGGGATCCCAA GTTTACAAGTCGTCCTCAAGTCCATCATGAAGGCGATGATCCCCCTGCTGCAGATCGGCCTCCTCCTGTTTTTCGCAATCCTCATTTTTGCAATCATAGGATTAGAGTTTTATATGGGCAAATTCCACACCACCTGCTTCGACCTGGTGACGG ACGAGATCAAGGTGGAAGTTCCTtgcgggacggacgagccggcccGGATCTGCCCCAACGGCACCAAGTGCAAGAAATACTGGGAAGGGCCGAATTACGGGATCACGCAGTTCGACAACATCCTCTTCGCCGTGCTGACTGTCTTCCAATGCATCACCATGGAAGGGTGGACAGACCTCCTTTATTAT AGCAACGATGCCTCAGGGAACACTTGGAACTGGCTGTACTTCATCCCCCTCATCATCATCGGCTCCTTTTTTATGCTGAACCTAGTGCTGGGGGTGCTGTCTGG GGAGTTCGCCAAAGAGAGGGAGCGGGTGGAGAACCGCCGGGCCTTCCTGAAgctgcggcggcagcagcagatcGAGCGCGAGCTCAACGGCTACATGGAGTGGATCTCCAAAGCGG AAGAAGTGATCCTGGCAGAGGATGAGACCGAGGGAGAGCAGAGACACCCCTTCGATGG AGCTCTGCGGAGAGCCACCATCAAGAAGAGCAAGACGGACCTGCTGAACCCTGAGGACGCCGACGAGCAGCTGGCCGACATCGCCTCCGTGG GTTCCCCCTTCGCCCGCGCCAGCCTCAAAAGTGCCAAGCTGGAAAACTCCACTTTTTTCCACAAACGGGAGAGGAGAATGCGTTTCTATATCCGCCGAATGGTCAAAACTCAGGCCTTCTACTGGACCGTCCTCAGTCTGGTAGCTCTCAACACCTTGTGTGTTGCTATAGTACACTACGACCAGCCAGATTGGCTATCCGACTTCCTCT ACTATGCAGAATTCATTTTCTTGGGACTCTTTATGTCCGAAATGTTTATAAAAATGTACGGGCTGGGGACGCGGCCTTACTTTCACTCGTCCTTCAACTGCTTCGACTGTGCC GTTATCATCGGAAGCATCTTCGAGGTGATCTGGGCGGTTGTGAAGCCGGGAACATCCTTTGGGATCAGCGTGTTACGAGCTCTCAGGTTACTGCGTATTTTCAAAGTCACAAA GTACTGGGCTTCCCTGAGGAACCTGGTGGTCTCTCTCCTGAACTCCATGAAGTCCATCATCAGCCTcttgttcctcctcttcctcttcatcgTCGTCTTTGCCCTTTTGGGGATGCAGCTCTTTGGGGGACA gttCAATTTTGACGACGGGACCCCTCCCACCAACTTCGACACCTTCCCAGCAGCAATAATGACGGTCTTTCAG ATCCTGACGGGCGAAGACTGGAACGCGGTGATGTACGACGGCATCAAATCTCAGGGCGGCGTCCAGGGCGGGATGGTTTTCTCCGTCTACTTCATCGTCCTCACCCTCTTCGGCAACT ACACCCTCCTGAACGTCTTCTTGGCCATCGCGGTGGACAACCTGGCCAACGCGCAGGAGCTCACCAAG gacgagcaggaggaggaggaagccgccAACCAGAAGCTGGCACTGCAGAAGGCCAAGGAGGTGGCCGAAGTGAGCCCGCTCTCCGCGGCCAACATGTCCGTCGCCGT gaaggagcagcagaagaACCAGAAGTCCTCGAAGTCGGTGTGGGAGCAGCGGACGAGCGAGCTGCGGAAGCAAAACCTGCTGGCGAGCCGCGAGGCGCTCTACAACGAGCTGGACCCCGAGGAGCGCTGGAAGGTCTCCTACGCCCGCCACCTGCGCCCCGACATGAAGACCCACCTGGACCGCCCGCTGGTGGTGGACCCCCAGGAGAACCGCAACAACAACACCAACAAGACGCGGCCCGGCGAGGCGCCggcggagccgcggggcggccAGCCGCGGGTCGACGACGGCCTCCGCAAGCCGCCCCGCTACCCggagcccggcggcccccggaCCGCTGCTGAGCTCGACCCCGACGGGCTCTACCGGCAGCTGGAGCGCCGCGAGCCCACCTACCGCGACAGCGCCTCCGAGCGCCTCCAAGCCCTCGAGCCCCACCGGCGGCACCGGCCGGCCAAGGAGAGCCGCGCCGGGTCGCCGCGGGCCGAGGGCGAGCGGGAGCACCGGCGGCACCGGGGCCACCGGCGGCCAGCCGACgagggcggcggcgaggagggcggccgggcggagcggcggccgcggcaccGTGAGGGCGGCCGGCCCGACGGGGAGCACGGCGACGGCGAACGCCGCCGGCGCCACCGGCACGCCGCCCAGTCCACCTACGAAGGCGACGGCAGGCGGGAGGACAAGgagcggcggcaccggcggcggaA AGAGAACCAAGGTCCTGGTGGGCCGCCCGGCCCGACCCTGTCCACCACCCGCCCCATCCAGCAGGACCTGGGCCGACTCGAGCCCCACGTGGCCGAGGACATCGACAACATGAAGAACAACAAGCTGGCCACCACCGAGCCCCCACCGCCAGCCGCTGCCGGgggcctgctgcccagcccggcccccatgGGCAACCACACCGAGTGCCTGGCGGGCCAGCCCCCAGCCACCGCCGCCAACCGCCGGGCGCCCAACAACCCCTCGggcccccccaagacccccgaGAACAGCCTCATCGTCACCAACCCCGGCCCCCACAACAACCCAGTCAAGGCAGCGAAGAAGCCTGAGCATACGGCCGTGGAGATCCCACCGCCCTTCCCGCCGCCCGTCCACAACACCGTCATCCAAG TGAACAAGAACGCCAACCCCGACCCACTGcccaagaaagaggaggagaagaaagaggaagaagctgaTGATCAAGAGGAAAATGGACCCAAGCCCATGGTGCCGTACAGCTCCATGTTCATCCTCTCCACCACCAACCC CTTTCGCCGGCTGTGCCACTACATCGTCAACCTGCGCTACTTTGAGATGTGCATCCTCATGGTCATCGCCATGAGCAGCATCGCCCTGGCCGCCGAGGACCCCGTGCAGCCCAACGCTCCCCGCAACAAC GTCTTGCGCTACTTCGACTACGTCTTCACGGGTGTCTTCACCTTTGAGATGGTGATCAAG ATGGTGGATTTGGGGCTGGTGCTTCACCAAGGTGCCTATTTCCGGGACCTGTGGAACATCCTGGACTTCATCGTGGTCAGCGGGGCGCTGGTGGCCTTTGCCTTCAC CGGCAGCAGCAAAGGGAAGGACATCAACACCATCAAGTCCCTCCGCGTCCTCCGCGTCCTCCGGCCCCTGAAGACCATCAAAAGGCTGCCAAAGCTCAAG GCTGTCTTCGACTGCGTCGTGAACTCCCTCAAGAACGTCCTCAACATCCTCATCGTCTACATGCTCTTCATGTTCATCTTTGCCGTGGTGGCTGTCCAGCTCTTCAAGGGCAAGTTCTTCTACTGCACCGATGAGTCCAAAGAGTTTGAGAAGGACTGTAG GGGGGAATATCTGGTCTACGAGAAGGACAATGAGGTCAAGGCACAGAAGCGGGAGTGGAAGAAGTACGAGTTTCACTATGACAACGTGCTCTGGGCTCTGCTCACCCTCTTCACCGTgtccacaggagaaggctggccACA GGTCCTCAAGCACTCGGTGGATGCCACCTACGAGAAccagggccccagcccaggctACCGCATGGAGATGTCCATCTTCTACGTGGTCTACTTTGTGGTCTTCCCCTTCTTCTTCGTCAACATCTTTGTGGCCTTGATCATCATCACCTTCCAGGAGCAAGGGGACAAGATGATGGAGGAgtacagcctggagaagaatGAG AGGGCCTGCATCGACTTCGCCATCAGTGCGAAGCCCCTGACGCGCCACATGCCCCAGAACCGCCAGAGCTTCCAGTACCGCATGTGGCAGTTTGTGGTGTCCCCTCCCTTCGAGTACACCATCATGGCCATGATCGCCCTCAACACCATCGTCCTCATGATGAAG TTCTACGACGCCTCGGACGCCTACGAGAACGTGCTGAAGATGTTCAACAACGTCTTcacctccctcttctccctcgaGTGTCTCCTCAAGATCATGGCCTTTGGTGTGCTG AATTATTTCCGCGATGCCTGGAATATCTTTGATTTTGTCACAGTTCTGGGGAGCATCACAGACATCCTAGTGACTGAGTTTGGG AACAACTTCATCAACCTCAGCTTCCTGCGCCTCTTCCGGGCCGCCCGACTCATCAAGCTGCTCCGCCAAGGTTACACCATCCGCATCCTGCTCTGGACCTTCGTCCAGTCCTTCAAG GCCTTGCCCTACGTGTGCCTGCTCATCGCCATGCTCTTCTTCATCTACGCCATCATCGGGATGCAG GTGTTTGGCAACATCGGTATTGAGGAGGAGGATGATGAGTCGGCCATCACCCAGCACAACAATTTCCGCACCTTCTTCCAGGCCCTCATGCTCCTTTTCCG GAGCGCCACGGGGGAGGCCTGGCACGAGATCATGCTGTCGTGCCTGAGCGGGAAGCCCTGCGACGAGAACTCGGGCATCAAGGAGCGCGAGTGCGGCAACGAGTTCGCCTACTTCTACTTTGTCTCCTTCAtcttcctctgctccttcctG aTGCTGAACCTCTTCGTCGCCGTCATCATGGACAACTTCGAGTACCTGACGCGCGACTCCTCCATCCTCGGGCCCCACCACCTGGATGAGTACGTGCGCGTGTGGGCTGAATACGACCCCGCCGCCTG TGGCCGAATTCATTATAAGGATATGTACAGTTTATTACGCGTAATATCTCCCCCATTGGGCTTAGGCAAGAAATGCCCTCATAGGGTTGCTTGCAAG CGGCTGCTCCGCATGGACCTGCCGGTGGCCGACGACAACACGGTGCACTTCAACTCCACCCTCATGGCCCTGATCCGCACCGCCCTCGACATCAAGATCGCGAAAG GGGGAGCCGACAAGCAGCAGATGGACGCGGAGCTCCGCAAGGAGATGATTGCCATCTGGCCCAACCTGTCCCCGAAAAACCTGGATCTGCTCGTCACCCCCCACAAGT CCACTGACCTGACGGTGGGGAAGATCTACGCTGCGATGATGATCATGGAGTACTACCGGCAGAGCAAGGCCAAGAAGCTGCAGGCCATGAGGGAGGAACAG AACCGGACGCCGTTGATGTTCCAGCGCATGGAGCCACCGTCCCCGACACAGGAGGGGGCCCCAGGGCCGGATGCGGTGGCCACAGCTGAGCCAGGCGGGGGGCT GGCCACGCACGATGGGGGCCTCAAGGAAAGTCAGTCGTGGGTCACCCAGCGCGCCCAGGAGATGTTCCAGAAAACGGGGACCTGGAGCCCCGAACGGGGACACCCCGAGGATGTCCCCAACAGCCACCCCAACTCCCAG TCCGTGGAGATGCGCGAGATGGCAAAGGACGGCTACTCCGACAGCGACTACCTGCCCATGGAGGGccacggccgggccgcctccatgCCGCGGCTCCCCGCCGAAAACCAG AGGAGGAAGGTCCGACCCCGAGGAAATAATCTCAGT